A window of Gasterosteus aculeatus chromosome 9, fGasAcu3.hap1.1, whole genome shotgun sequence contains these coding sequences:
- the LOC120824872 gene encoding uncharacterized protein LOC120824872 isoform X10, with product MGPEKRKMGPLIITLLLAAVTAPTTTTEPQIQLEFKLQQNFTTELTNKSSPEFKELNDNVTTALNMVFSAEFKAAFNRTVINGFSQGSIVVDASLIFNDVTTLPNASSVVETLKTASTSGNFSLSVNASSIRAEAVVPPTQPPTTIATSLTPSNMTSAPLNMTLPAINMTSQAVNVTSPAMNMTSPPMNMTSPPMNMTSPQMNLTSPADNVTSPAVNMTSPQMNMTSPPINMTSALMNMTSPQMNMTSPAVNVTSPAVNMTSPQMNMTSPPINMTSPLMNMTSAAVSMTSPTVMVPTTTTAVITTEPKIALEFKLQENFTTKLTEKSSPEFKKLSDTVTTALNMVYQTKFGNAFNRTVINGFSQGSVVVDASLIFNDVTTLPNASSVGETLKTASTSGNFSLSVNASSIRAEAVVPPTQPPTTIATSLTPSNMTSAPLNMTLPAINMTSQAVNMTSPAMNMTSPPMNMTSPPMNMTSPQMNLTSPADNVTSPAVNMTSPQMNMTSPPINMTSALMNMTSPQMNMTSPAVNVTSPAVNMTSPQMNMTSPPINMTSPLMNMTSAAVSMTSPTVMVPTTTTAVITTEPKIALEFKLQENFTTKLTEKSSPEFKKLSDTVTTALNMVYQTKFGNAFNRTVINGFSQGSVVVDASLIFNDVTTLPNASSVGETLKTASTSGNFSLSVNASSIRAEAVVPPTQPPTTIATSLTPSNMTSAPLNMTLPAINMTSQAVNMTSPAMNMTSPPMNMTSPPMNMTSPQMNLTSPADNVTSPAVNMTSPQMNMTSPPINMTSALMNMTSPQMNMTSPAVNVTSPAVNMTSPQMNMTSPPINMTSPLMNMTSAAVSMTSPTVMVPTTTTAVITTEPKIALEFKLQENFTTKLTEKSSPEFKKLSDTVTTALNMVYQTKFGNAFNRTVINGFSQGSIVVDASLIFNNVTTLPNASSVVETLKTASTSSNFSLSVNASSIRAEAVVPATQPPTMNMTSPAMNMTSTAVNMTSPPMNMTSPPMNMTSPTMNTTSPAVNMTTMSTRSPSENATSPLVNGTSPNITTGSLATTTAPPAPDTTIQLRFSLIETFEQQLADTTSQKFKDLANRVTAALDNIYKSRFGRRFLRSLIRAFRQGSVVVESELIFANATSVPEVSAVQTTLVEAASNSSNFSLPVNVSTVVATVPTPVNATDAPTAATNATAAPTAVNLTSPGVNMTSPPMNMTSPPMNMTSPTMNMTSPAVNMTSPPMNMTSRPMNMTSAVVNMTSPQVNMTTMSTRSPSENATSPLVNGTSPNITTGSLATTTAPPAPDTTIQLRFSLIETFEQQLADTTSQKFKDLANRVTAALDNIYRSRFGRRFLRSLIRAFRQGSVVVESELIFANATSVPEVSAVQTTLVEAASNSSNFSLPVNVSTVVATVPTPVNATDAPTAATNATAAPTAVNLTSPGVNMTSPPMNMTSPPMNMTSPTMNMTSPAVNMTSPPMNMTSRPMNMTSAVVNMTSPQVNMTTMSTRSPSENATSPLVNGTSPNITTGSLATTTAPPAPDTTIQLRFSLIETFEQQLADTTSQKFKDLANRVTAALDNIYRSRFGRRFLRSLIRAFRQGSVVVESELIFANATSVPEVSAVQTTLVEAASNSSNFSLPVNVSTVVATVPTPVNATDAPTAATNATAAPTAVNLTSPGVNMTSPPMNMTSPPMNMTSPTMNMTSPAVNMTSPPMNMTSRPMNMTSAVVNMTSPQVNMTTMSTRSPSENATSPLVNGTSPNITTGSLATTTAPPAPDTTIQLRFSLIETFEQQLADTTSQKFKDLANRVTAALDNIYRSRFGRRFLRSLIRAFRQGSVVVESELIFANATSVPEVSAVQTTLVEAASNSSNFSLPVNVSTVVATVPTPVNATDAPTAATNATAAPTAVNLTSPGVNMTSPPMNMTSPPMNMTSPTMNMTSPAVNMTSPPMNMTSRPMNMTSAVVNMTSPQVNMTTMSTRSPSENATSPLVNGTSPNITTGSLATTTAPPAPDTTIQLRFSLIETFEQQLADTTSQKFKDLANRVTAALDNIYRSRFGRRFLRSLIRAFRQGSVVVESELIFANATSVPEVSAVQTTLVEAASNSSNFSLPVNVSTVVATVPTPVNATDAPTAATNATAAPTAVNLTSPGVNMTSPPMNMTSPPMNMTSPTMNMTSPAVNMTSPPMNMTSRPMNMTSAVVNMTSPQVNMTTMSTRSPSENATSPLVNGTSPNITTGSLATTTAPPAPDTTIQLRFSLIETFEQQLADTTSQKFKDLANRVTAALDNIYRSRFGRRFLRSLIRAFRQGSVVVESELIFANATSVPEVSAVQTTLVEAASNSSNFSLPVNVSTVVATVPTPVNATDAPTAATNATAAPTAVNLTSPGVNMTSPPMNMTSPPMNMTSPTMNMTSPAVNMTSPPMNMTSRPMNMTSAVVNMTSPQVNMTTMSTRSPSENATSPLVNGTSPNITTGSLATTTAPPAPDTTIQLRFSLIETFEQQLADTTSQKFKDLANRVTAALDNIYRSRFGRRFLRSLIRAFRQGSVVVESELIFANATSVPDVNDVRVTLVEAASNNSNFSLSVNVSTIVAMTTNATAAPTATTNATAAPTATTNATAAPTAAPTVAPTAAPTAAPTAASTAAPTASTDPPTPSEGTLRLLFSLSRGFTPDLSNPSSAAFKTLAAEVIKEINRVARISYPSSFRRTLINNFTSGSVKVDTTLVFQDKSSVPQAGTATAQFSSLLSNSSLDIVLGSVSAQSTSTSGSPSMATMGSLAVFSLTLLAVAQMLVDL from the exons ATG GGAccagaaaaaagaaagatgggaCCTCTAATAATTACTCTACTGCTGGCAG CAGTAACGGCGCCTACAACCACAACAGAGCCACAAATTCAGTTGGAATTTAAGTTGCAGCAAAACTTTACCACAGAACTTACAAACAAGTCCTCTCCAGAGTTCAAGGAATTAAATGACAACGTTACCACAGCG CTTAACATGGTGTTTTCAGCAGAATTTAAAGCTGCCTTCAATCGAACTGTCATCAACGGCTTCAG TCAAGGATCAATTGTGGTGGATGCTTCGCTGATATTTAATGATGTGACTACACTACCAAACGCCAGTTCTGTGGTTGAAACTTTGAAGACTGCGTCCACCAGCGGTAATTTCTCCCTCAGTGTCAACGCATCTTCTATTAGAGCAGAAG CGGTTGTGCCACCAACTCAACCCCCGACAACAATTGCAACTTCATTGACACCATCTAATATGACCTCAGCACCGTTGAACATGACCTTACCGGCAATAAACATGACCTCACAAGCAGTCAACGTGACCTCACCAGCGATGAATATGACCTCACCACCGATGAACATGACCTCACCACCGATGAATATGACCTCACCACAGATGAATTTGACCTCACCAGCAGACAACGTGACCTCACCAGCAGTCAACATGACCTCACCACAGATGAACATGACCTCACCACCGATAAACATGACCTCAGCACTAATGAATATGACCTCACCACAGATGAATATGACCTCACCAGCAGTCAACGTGACCTCACCAGCAGTCAACATGACCTCACCACAGATGAACATGACCTCACCACCGATAAACATGACCTCACCACTAATGAATATGACCTCAGCAGCAGTCAGCATGACCTCACCAACGGTCATGGTGCCTACAACCACAACAGCTGTAATAACAACGGAGCCAAAAATTGCGTTGGAATTTAAGTTGCAGGAAAACTTCACCACAAAACTTACAGAGAAGTCCTCTCCAGAGTTCAAGAAATTAAGTGACACAGTTACCACCGCG CTTAACATGGTGTATCAAACAAAATTTGGAAATGCCTTCAATCGAACTGTCATCAACGGCTTCAG TCAAGGATCAGTTGTGGTGGATGCTTCGCTGATATTTAATGATGTGACTACACTACCAAACGCCAGTTCTGTGGGTGAAACTTTGAAGACTGCGTCCACCAGCGGTAATTTCTCCCTCAGTGTCAACGCATCTTCTATTAGAGCAGAAG CGGTTGTGCCACCAACTCAACCCCCGACAACAATTGCAACTTCATTGACACCATCTAATATGACCTCAGCACCGTTGAACATGACCTTACCGGCAATAAACATGACCTCACAAGCAGTCAACATGACCTCACCAGCGATGAATATGACCTCACCACCGATGAACATGACCTCACCACCGATGAATATGACCTCACCACAGATGAATTTGACCTCACCAGCAGACAACGTGACCTCACCAGCAGTCAACATGACCTCACCACAGATGAACATGACCTCACCACCGATAAACATGACCTCAGCACTAATGAATATGACCTCACCACAGATGAATATGACCTCACCAGCAGTCAACGTGACCTCACCAGCAGTCAACATGACCTCACCACAGATGAACATGACCTCACCACCGATAAACATGACCTCACCACTAATGAATATGACCTCAGCAGCAGTCAGCATGACCTCACCAACGGTCATGGTGCCTACAACCACAACAGCTGTAATAACAACGGAGCCAAAAATTGCGTTGGAATTTAAGTTGCAGGAAAACTTCACCACAAAACTTACAGAGAAGTCCTCTCCAGAGTTCAAGAAATTAAGTGACACAGTTACCACCGCG CTTAACATGGTGTATCAAACAAAATTTGGAAATGCCTTCAATCGAACTGTCATCAACGGCTTCAG TCAAGGATCAGTTGTGGTGGATGCTTCGCTGATATTTAATGATGTGACTACACTACCAAACGCCAGTTCTGTGGGTGAAACTTTGAAGACTGCGTCCACCAGCGGTAATTTCTCCCTCAGTGTCAACGCATCTTCTATTAGAGCAGAAG CGGTTGTGCCACCAACTCAACCCCCGACAACAATTGCAACTTCATTGACACCATCTAATATGACCTCAGCACCGTTGAACATGACCTTACCGGCAATAAACATGACCTCACAAGCAGTCAACATGACCTCACCAGCGATGAATATGACCTCACCACCGATGAACATGACCTCACCACCGATGAATATGACCTCACCACAGATGAATTTGACCTCACCAGCAGACAACGTGACCTCACCAGCAGTCAACATGACCTCACCACAGATGAACATGACCTCACCACCGATAAACATGACCTCAGCACTAATGAATATGACCTCACCACAGATGAATATGACCTCACCAGCAGTCAACGTGACCTCACCAGCAGTCAACATGACCTCACCACAGATGAACATGACCTCACCACCGATAAACATGACCTCACCACTAATGAATATGACCTCAGCAGCAGTCAGCATGACCTCACCAACGGTCATGGTGCCTACAACCACAACAGCTGTAATAACAACGGAGCCAAAAATTGCGTTGGAATTTAAGTTGCAGGAAAACTTCACCACAAAACTTACAGAGAAGTCCTCTCCAGAGTTCAAGAAATTAAGTGACACAGTTACCACCGCG CTTAACATGGTGTATCAAACAAAATTTGGAAATGCCTTCAATCGAACTGTCATCAACGGCTTCAG TCAAGGATCAATTGTGGTGGATGCTTCGCTGATATTTAATAATGTGACTACACTACCAAACGCCAGTTCTGTGGTTGAAACTTTGAAGACTGCGTCCACCAGCAGTAATTTCTCCCTCAGTGTCAACGCATCTTCTATTAGAGCAGAAG CAGTTGTGCCAGCAACTCAACCACCGACGATGAACATGACGTCACCAGCGATGAACATGACCTCAACAGCAGTCAACATGACCTCACCACCGATGAATATGACCTCACCGCCAATGAACATGACCTCACCAACAATGAACACGACCTCACCAGCAGTCAACATGACCACAATGTCCACCAGGTCACCATCAG AAAATGCCACCTCTCCACTAGTAAATGGAACATCACCAAACATCACAACTGGTTCTCTGGCGACGaccacagctcctccagcaccagACACAACGATACAGCTGAGATTTAGCCTGATCGAAACCTTTGAACAACAACTTGCAGATACAACTAGTCAAAAGTTCAAAGATTTAGCAAACAGAGTAACAGCCGCA CTTGATAACATCTATAAATCCAGATTTGGGAGAAGATTCCTTCGATCTTTGATACGCGCTTTCAG ACAAGGTTCAGTGGTGGTAGAGTCTGAACTGATTTTTGCCAATGCCACTTCAGTGCCAGAAGTTAGTGCGGTCCAAACCACTCTAGTGGAGGCAGCGTCCAACAGCTCTAATTTCTCGCTGCCAGTGAATGTGTCAACCGTTGTTGCAA CTGTACCTACACCTGTCAATGCAACAGATGCCCCAACTGCTGCCACTAATGCCACAGCAGCCCCTACAGCAGTCAACTTGACCTCACCAGGAGTCAACATGACCTCACCACCGATGAATATGACCTCACCGCCAATGAACATGACCTCACCAACAATGAACATGACCTCACCAGCAGTCAACATGACCTCACCACCGATGAATATGACCTCACGTCCAATGAATATGACCTCAGCAGTAGTCAATATGACCTCACCACAAGTCAACATGACCACAATGTCCACCAGGTCACCATCAG AAAATGCCACCTCTCCACTAGTAAATGGAACATCACCAAACATCACAACTGGTTCTCTGGCGACGaccacagctcctccagcaccagACACAACGATACAGCTGAGATTTAGCCTGATCGAAACCTTTGAACAACAACTTGCAGATACAACTAGTCAAAAGTTCAAAGATTTAGCAAACAGAGTAACAGCCGCA CTTGATAACATCTATAGATCCAGATTTGGGAGAAGATTCCTTCGATCTTTGATACGCGCTTTCAG ACAAGGTTCAGTGGTGGTAGAGTCTGAACTGATTTTTGCCAATGCCACTTCAGTGCCAGAAGTTAGTGCGGTCCAAACCACTCTAGTGGAGGCAGCGTCCAACAGCTCTAATTTCTCGCTGCCAGTGAATGTGTCAACCGTTGTTGCAA CTGTACCTACACCTGTCAATGCAACAGATGCCCCAACTGCTGCCACTAATGCCACAGCAGCCCCTACAGCAGTCAACTTGACCTCACCAGGAGTCAACATGACCTCACCACCGATGAATATGACCTCACCGCCAATGAACATGACCTCACCAACAATGAACATGACCTCACCAGCAGTCAACATGACCTCACCACCGATGAATATGACCTCACGTCCAATGAATATGACCTCAGCAGTAGTCAATATGACCTCACCACAAGTCAACATGACCACAATGTCCACCAGGTCACCATCAG AAAATGCCACCTCTCCACTAGTAAATGGAACATCACCAAACATCACAACTGGTTCTCTGGCGACGaccacagctcctccagcaccagACACAACGATACAGCTGAGATTTAGCCTGATCGAAACCTTTGAACAACAACTTGCAGATACAACTAGTCAAAAGTTCAAAGATTTAGCAAACAGAGTAACAGCCGCA CTTGATAACATCTATAGATCCAGATTTGGGAGAAGATTCCTTCGATCTTTGATACGCGCTTTCAG ACAAGGTTCAGTGGTGGTAGAGTCTGAACTGATTTTTGCCAATGCCACTTCAGTGCCAGAAGTTAGTGCGGTCCAAACCACTCTAGTGGAGGCAGCGTCCAACAGCTCTAATTTCTCGCTGCCAGTGAATGTGTCAACCGTTGTTGCAA CTGTACCTACACCTGTCAATGCAACAGATGCCCCAACTGCTGCCACTAATGCCACAGCAGCCCCTACAGCAGTCAACTTGACCTCACCAGGAGTCAACATGACCTCACCACCGATGAATATGACCTCACCGCCAATGAACATGACCTCACCAACAATGAACATGACCTCACCAGCAGTCAACATGACCTCACCACCGATGAATATGACCTCACGTCCAATGAATATGACCTCAGCAGTAGTCAATATGACCTCACCACAAGTCAACATGACCACAATGTCCACCAGGTCACCATCAG AAAATGCCACCTCTCCACTAGTAAATGGAACATCACCAAACATCACAACTGGTTCTCTGGCGACGaccacagctcctccagcaccagACACAACGATACAGCTGAGATTTAGCCTGATCGAAACCTTTGAACAACAACTTGCAGATACAACTAGTCAAAAGTTCAAAGATTTAGCAAACAGAGTAACAGCCGCA CTTGATAACATCTATAGATCCAGATTTGGGAGAAGATTCCTTCGATCTTTGATACGCGCTTTCAG ACAAGGTTCAGTGGTGGTAGAGTCTGAACTGATTTTTGCCAATGCCACTTCAGTGCCAGAAGTTAGTGCGGTCCAAACCACTCTAGTGGAGGCAGCGTCCAACAGCTCTAATTTCTCGCTGCCAGTGAATGTGTCAACCGTTGTTGCAA CTGTACCTACACCTGTCAATGCAACAGATGCCCCAACTGCTGCCACTAATGCCACAGCAGCCCCTACAGCAGTCAACTTGACCTCACCAGGAGTCAACATGACCTCACCACCGATGAATATGACCTCACCGCCAATGAACATGACCTCACCAACAATGAACATGACCTCACCAGCAGTCAACATGACCTCACCACCGATGAATATGACCTCACGTCCAATGAATATGACCTCAGCAGTAGTCAATATGACCTCACCACAAGTCAACATGACCACAATGTCCACCAGGTCACCATCAG AAAATGCCACCTCTCCACTAGTAAATGGAACATCACCAAACATCACAACTGGTTCTCTGGCGACGaccacagctcctccagcaccagACACAACGATACAGCTGAGATTTAGCCTGATCGAAACCTTTGAACAACAACTTGCAGATACAACTAGTCAAAAGTTCAAAGATTTAGCAAACAGAGTAACAGCCGCA CTTGATAACATCTATAGATCCAGATTTGGGAGAAGATTCCTTCGATCTTTGATACGCGCTTTCAG ACAAGGTTCAGTGGTGGTAGAGTCTGAACTGATTTTTGCCAATGCCACTTCAGTGCCAGAAGTTAGTGCGGTCCAAACCACTCTAGTGGAGGCAGCGTCCAACAGCTCTAATTTCTCGCTGCCAGTGAATGTGTCAACCGTTGTTGCAA CTGTACCTACACCTGTCAATGCAACAGATGCCCCAACTGCTGCCACTAATGCCACAGCAGCCCCTACAGCAGTCAACTTGACCTCACCAGGAGTCAACATGACCTCACCACCGATGAATATGACCTCACCGCCAATGAACATGACCTCACCAACAATGAACATGACCTCACCAGCAGTCAACATGACCTCACCACCGATGAATATGACCTCACGTCCAATGAATATGACCTCAGCAGTAGTCAATATGACCTCACCACAAGTCAACATGACCACAATGTCCACCAGGTCACCATCAG AAAATGCCACCTCTCCACTAGTAAATGGAACATCACCAAACATCACAACTGGTTCTCTGGCGACGaccacagctcctccagcaccagACACAACGATACAGCTGAGATTTAGCCTGATCGAAACCTTTGAACAACAACTTGCAGATACAACTAGTCAAAAGTTCAAAGATTTAGCAAACAGAGTAACAGCCGCA CTTGATAACATCTATAGATCCAGATTTGGGAGAAGATTCCTTCGATCTTTGATACGCGCTTTCAG ACAAGGTTCAGTGGTGGTAGAGTCTGAACTGATTTTTGCCAATGCCACTTCAGTGCCAGAAGTTAGTGCGGTCCAAACCACTCTAGTGGAGGCAGCGTCCAACAGCTCTAATTTCTCGCTGCCAGTGAATGTGTCAACCGTTGTTGCAA CTGTACCTACACCTGTCAATGCAACAGATGCCCCAACTGCTGCCACTAATGCCACAGCAGCCCCTACAGCAGTCAACTTGACCTCACCAGGAGTCAACATGACCTCACCACCGATGAATATGACCTCACCGCCAATGAACATGACCTCACCAACAATGAACATGACCTCACCAGCAGTCAACATGACCTCACCACCGATGAATATGACCTCACGTCCAATGAATATGACCTCAGCAGTAGTCAATATGACCTCACCACAAGTCAACATGACCACAATGTCCACCAGGTCACCATCAG AAAATGCCACCTCTCCACTAGTAAATGGAACATCACCAAACATCACAACTGGTTCTCTGGCGACGaccacagctcctccagcaccagACACAACGATACAGCTGAGATTTAGCCTGATCGAAACCTTTGAACAACAACTTGCAGATACAACTAGTCAAAAGTTCAAAGATTTAGCAAACAGAGTAACAGCCGCA CTTGATAACATCTATAGATCCAGATTTGGGAGAAGATTCCTTCGATCTTTGATACGCGCTTTCAG ACAAGGTTCAGTGGTGGTAGAGTCTGAACTGATTTTTGCCAATGCCACCTCAGTGCCAGACGTTAATGATGTGCGAGTCACTCTGGTGGAGGCAGCGTCCAACAATTCTAACTTCTCGCTTTCAGTGAATGTGTCAACCATTGTTGCAA tGACCACTAATGCCACAGCGGCCCCAACTGCGACCACTAATGCCACAGCGGCCCCAACTGCGACCACTAATGCCACAGCGGCCCCAACTGCGGCCCCAACTGTGGCCCCAACTGCGGCCCCAACTGCGGCCCCAACTGCGGCCTCAACTGCGGCCCCAACTGCATCCACCGATCCACCGACACCCAGTGAGGGAACCCTTCGCCTTCTGTTCAGTCTCAGCCGAGGATTCACACCAGACCTCTCAAACCCATCCTCAGCAGCGTTTAAGACGTTGGCTGCTGAAGTCATCAAAGAG ATTAACCGAGTGGCTAGGATTAGCTATCCATCATCTTTCAGACGCACCCTCATTAACAATTTCAC GAGTGGATCAGTAAAAGTTGACACCACACTTGTGTTCCAAGATAAGAGCTCAGTTCCTCAAGCAGGCACTGCGACTGCACAATTCAGCAGTTTGCTCTCCAATTCCTCCCTCGACATCGTACTCGGCAGCGTTTCTGCAC AGTCCACATCAACTTCAGGCAGCCCCTCCATGGCCACAATGGGCTCACTGGCAGTCTTTTCCCTTACATTGCTGGCTGTAGCACAGATGCTGGTAGACCTATAA